From a single Bacteroidota bacterium genomic region:
- a CDS encoding insulinase family protein, whose translation MTIDRQRVPEPGPSADFRFPDWKEYTLKNGLTVVLLTDPTFPHVSFRIMMSTGGNHDDGLPGLTSVVADLLSRGTSALTASEVAEKTEFMGGRLSSGSQWDSSWIGITALSTYSADALKLLADSVMDPGFRQEDIDFLVEQRKNQFLMNMDSTSWLAGYAMSLALFPKHLYEFPVSGTTWSLEKINRHRILEHYQNRFQATGSLLIAIGDFDPETLLPGIEKHFSHWKPHALEPETLPVLPLINKRKIWVVDKPDAVQSSIRIAHHGISKSNPDLPAVMVMNTILGGYFGSRLNLNLREDKGFTYGVRSAFSERRYPGFFTVVTDVRTEVTGESVHEIIREMARLQREPVDTPTLDNVKNYMTGRFPSDFETNDQIAQAIMEIRLYNLNASYFSSLRNQIAKITREQVLDAARKYLNPQKASIIVAGNAADVTGQISSWGQVQVIDPQQWQKGPQ comes from the coding sequence ATGACAATCGACCGACAACGGGTTCCCGAACCCGGACCATCTGCAGATTTCCGGTTCCCCGACTGGAAAGAATACACGTTGAAAAATGGATTGACGGTCGTACTGCTGACCGACCCAACGTTTCCTCATGTCAGCTTCAGAATCATGATGTCTACCGGTGGAAATCACGATGACGGATTGCCAGGTCTGACCTCGGTGGTCGCCGATCTGTTAAGCCGGGGTACCTCTGCGCTCACCGCATCTGAAGTGGCCGAAAAAACGGAGTTCATGGGAGGGCGGCTTTCTTCGGGGAGTCAGTGGGACTCCTCCTGGATTGGAATCACAGCCCTCTCAACCTATTCGGCTGATGCCCTCAAACTTCTTGCCGATTCCGTTATGGATCCTGGATTCCGTCAGGAGGACATCGATTTTCTGGTGGAACAACGCAAAAACCAATTTCTGATGAACATGGATTCGACTTCCTGGCTGGCCGGTTATGCCATGAGTCTGGCTTTGTTCCCGAAACATTTGTATGAATTCCCGGTATCCGGTACGACCTGGTCCCTCGAAAAAATCAACCGTCACCGCATTCTGGAACACTATCAGAACCGGTTTCAGGCGACCGGATCTTTACTGATTGCCATTGGTGATTTTGATCCGGAAACGCTGCTGCCCGGAATTGAGAAGCATTTCAGTCATTGGAAACCCCATGCCCTCGAACCAGAAACCCTGCCGGTACTTCCGCTGATCAACAAGCGCAAAATCTGGGTGGTTGATAAACCAGATGCTGTTCAGTCGTCCATCCGCATTGCCCATCACGGTATTTCGAAATCGAATCCCGACCTTCCTGCTGTGATGGTGATGAACACCATTCTCGGTGGCTATTTCGGTTCCAGACTGAATCTGAACCTTCGGGAAGACAAAGGCTTTACTTATGGGGTTCGTTCTGCATTTTCAGAACGACGGTATCCCGGCTTTTTTACGGTTGTGACCGATGTACGAACGGAAGTGACCGGCGAATCGGTTCATGAAATAATCAGGGAAATGGCCCGGCTTCAAAGAGAACCGGTTGATACTCCCACTCTCGACAATGTAAAAAACTACATGACAGGCCGGTTTCCTTCCGATTTTGAAACCAATGATCAGATTGCACAGGCTATCATGGAAATCAGGCTGTATAACCTGAATGCTTCTTATTTTTCCTCCCTCAGAAATCAGATTGCAAAGATTACCCGTGAACAGGTTCTCGATGCGGCACGCAAATACCTGAATCCGCAGAAGGCTTCCATCATTGTGGCCGGAAATGCCGCCGACGTCACCGGTCAGATTTCATCCTGGGGCCAGGTGCAGGTGATCGATCCTCAACAATGGCAGAAAGGTCCTCAGTGA
- a CDS encoding peptidylprolyl isomerase, whose product MQTNRFRILLPAMVLAALTGCQSGPYEVARFKDQVITSESLLREMEKNAPSSLSDTSFTERGVNEFLDRYIVYRLKVLDGQAKGFHQDSVLLQEFAQYKRTLAQNRVMDGAIKKNLIEELYSRRQKMMHASHILIQYNPSRGQGDSTVPWLRINGILKEIKNGLSFEEAARKHSEDPSAKQNGGDLGWFTGGDMVYPFENAVYNSVRDSVIGPIRTSFGYHLIKVHGEKPSSDPRYISHIMLMFADDKDSTVQRTVIDSAYQLIVKGDSFDRLVQELSEDFPSKQNKGSMGEWKPSGRVPEFDHMIFDVMKSAGEISPVVKTRWGYHIIRLDSLGKRPTLDQEYENLSRIVSRQTDRLDSRKAQLFKELTPKNKINVNRSVLKAVSASAALWKAQPKDSAGVDIPLATALDSVYQSTVLSSSEGVLTVNGLITWGEGRGMSSRFTKSAETNEKLIEQFLTDYYIEEYINHLDKYDPEFVDILASFKDGLVLFKWMENELWQPAVPSDEELTAIRKETPEQYQWPERGKFAVLSIRNFNHADSLVRFPVVKPEPKPAKGKKGKTAPVKPWSPPATFDELVNLMSDNNLIVALDTLVVAPGDGEDASRLWGKPFNKVDLSLVFINNRPSFVFFLDKVPAAPKSLDEARADLTRIYNERLQRKREVESIENLKKNASIQINQEAVKRFVSDKKKS is encoded by the coding sequence AGGTTATTACCTCTGAGTCATTGCTCAGAGAAATGGAAAAGAACGCACCATCTTCACTGTCTGATACCAGTTTTACCGAAAGGGGAGTGAATGAATTCCTCGATCGTTACATTGTCTACCGTCTGAAGGTTCTGGACGGCCAGGCAAAAGGGTTTCATCAGGATTCCGTTCTTTTGCAGGAATTTGCCCAGTATAAGCGGACACTCGCCCAAAACCGGGTGATGGATGGGGCCATCAAGAAAAACCTCATCGAAGAGTTGTATTCCCGCCGGCAGAAAATGATGCATGCCAGCCACATTCTTATTCAATATAATCCTTCCCGCGGACAGGGTGACAGTACCGTTCCCTGGCTCAGGATCAATGGAATCCTGAAGGAAATCAAAAACGGACTTTCCTTCGAAGAAGCCGCCCGGAAGCACTCAGAGGATCCCTCGGCCAAACAAAACGGAGGTGATCTGGGATGGTTCACCGGCGGTGATATGGTTTATCCCTTTGAGAATGCCGTTTATAACTCGGTCAGGGATTCAGTGATCGGTCCGATCAGAACCAGCTTCGGCTACCATCTGATCAAGGTTCATGGCGAAAAACCTTCGTCTGACCCCCGTTACATTTCCCACATCATGCTCATGTTTGCCGATGACAAGGATAGCACCGTGCAACGCACAGTCATTGACTCTGCCTATCAGCTGATTGTTAAAGGTGACTCTTTTGACCGGTTGGTACAGGAGTTATCAGAAGATTTTCCAAGTAAACAGAATAAAGGATCGATGGGAGAATGGAAACCGAGCGGTCGGGTTCCGGAATTTGACCACATGATTTTTGATGTGATGAAATCGGCCGGCGAAATTTCACCAGTCGTGAAGACCCGCTGGGGATATCATATCATCCGGCTGGATTCTCTTGGGAAACGTCCGACCCTTGATCAGGAATATGAAAACCTGTCGCGGATTGTCAGCCGGCAGACCGATCGTCTCGATTCCCGCAAGGCACAGCTCTTTAAGGAACTCACACCCAAAAATAAAATTAATGTAAACCGGTCGGTTCTGAAGGCCGTTTCGGCATCTGCCGCCCTCTGGAAAGCGCAGCCAAAGGATTCTGCCGGAGTCGATATCCCTCTTGCAACTGCATTGGATTCGGTTTATCAGTCCACCGTCCTTTCCTCTTCTGAAGGGGTTTTGACGGTGAATGGTCTGATAACCTGGGGCGAGGGACGCGGAATGTCATCCCGATTTACCAAATCGGCTGAAACCAACGAAAAACTGATCGAACAGTTCCTGACCGACTACTACATCGAGGAATACATCAATCATCTCGATAAGTACGATCCGGAATTTGTTGATATTCTGGCTTCCTTCAAGGATGGTCTGGTCCTTTTCAAATGGATGGAAAATGAACTGTGGCAACCTGCAGTTCCTTCCGATGAGGAACTGACTGCCATCCGGAAAGAAACACCCGAGCAGTATCAATGGCCGGAGCGAGGCAAATTTGCAGTCCTTTCCATCAGAAATTTCAACCATGCTGATTCGCTCGTCAGATTTCCGGTAGTTAAACCGGAACCCAAACCTGCAAAAGGAAAAAAAGGGAAGACCGCACCGGTTAAACCCTGGTCACCCCCTGCTACCTTCGATGAATTGGTTAACCTGATGTCTGACAACAACCTCATTGTCGCCCTCGATACATTGGTGGTGGCTCCCGGAGATGGTGAGGATGCTTCCCGTTTGTGGGGTAAACCTTTTAATAAAGTCGATTTATCGCTTGTATTCATCAACAACCGTCCATCGTTTGTCTTTTTCCTGGATAAAGTCCCTGCCGCTCCAAAGTCACTCGACGAAGCCCGTGCAGACCTGACCAGAATTTACAACGAACGGTTACAGCGTAAACGTGAAGTGGAATCAATCGAAAACCTGAAAAAGAATGCATCCATTCAGATCAATCAGGAAGCAGTAAAACGATTTGTCAGCGACAAGAAGAAATCTTAG
- a CDS encoding MoxR family ATPase, producing the protein MAERSSVKLTPSDIELFTRRIRQSLSQVIVGQEQVTEELILTLFARGHSVLIGVPGLAKTLLIQSLSRTLDLSFSRIQFTPDLMPSDITGTDILEVDPETGKRFFTFVKGPVFASLILADEINRTPPKTQSALLEAMQEKQVTAGGKRLALPDPFFVLATQNPIEQEGTYPLPEAQLDRFMTSLLLTYPTEEQEREVIRRTTTGIQPVLTPVVNREELLAIQESVPVLPASDWLIDRTVRLVTMSRPGTAGFPSQLKSFIRWGAGPRASQALILTAKARAASQGRSTPEWEDVVAMAGPVLRHRLILTFSAQAEGMSPDDVIQSLLNNLNKSLS; encoded by the coding sequence ATGGCAGAAAGGTCCTCAGTGAAGCTGACACCGTCAGATATCGAATTATTTACCAGGCGGATCCGTCAATCCCTTTCACAGGTCATTGTAGGTCAGGAGCAGGTGACCGAAGAGTTGATACTGACCCTTTTCGCACGTGGGCACAGTGTCCTGATCGGTGTTCCCGGTCTGGCAAAAACGCTTCTGATTCAATCGTTATCAAGAACACTTGACCTGAGTTTCAGTCGCATTCAGTTCACACCCGATCTGATGCCTTCAGATATCACCGGAACAGACATTCTGGAAGTGGATCCGGAAACCGGAAAACGCTTTTTTACCTTTGTGAAAGGACCGGTGTTCGCCAGTCTGATTCTTGCCGATGAGATTAACCGGACACCTCCCAAAACTCAGTCGGCTCTGCTGGAAGCCATGCAGGAAAAGCAAGTGACCGCCGGTGGTAAACGACTGGCCCTTCCTGATCCGTTTTTTGTGCTGGCCACCCAGAATCCCATTGAACAGGAAGGCACTTACCCGCTTCCCGAAGCTCAATTGGACCGGTTTATGACCTCGTTGCTGCTTACCTATCCAACCGAGGAACAGGAAAGAGAAGTCATCCGCCGGACCACCACCGGGATCCAGCCGGTTCTGACTCCGGTTGTAAACAGGGAGGAACTTCTTGCTATACAGGAATCCGTGCCGGTGCTTCCCGCTTCCGATTGGCTGATCGACCGGACGGTCCGGTTGGTTACCATGAGCCGGCCGGGAACTGCGGGATTTCCTTCGCAATTGAAATCCTTTATTCGTTGGGGTGCGGGTCCGCGTGCTTCACAGGCTCTCATTCTGACTGCTAAAGCCAGAGCTGCTTCCCAGGGTCGGTCGACTCCGGAATGGGAAGACGTTGTGGCCATGGCCGGGCCGGTGCTTCGTCATCGTCTGATCCTCACTTTTTCTGCTCAGGCAGAAGGTATGTCACCTGATGATGTGATTCAAAGTTTACTGAACAACCTAAATAAAAGCTTGTCATGA
- a CDS encoding ABC transporter permease, whose translation MEFREALLTALDSIRANKLRSVLTILGIVIGVFSVISVMTAVRTLEQSINSGLSVLGTNSFVIQKYPAIQMGHATRWQYRNRRDITLQQGQLVKQRNQLAQYVSITEDQGGEMVRSRFETTRPVITITGGDEATLPALGKYLADGRNFSEEEILADRPVALIGDELAAKLFPQVDPVGQPVWLRGKQFIIIGRLERQGNSFGMSQDNFLMIPIGLFAQLFNEDDFSIAITAPSAETFEDVVEHITGILRTIRKVPPGEDNDFEIFSNESLITTFREFTLVFSLAAAGISFIALLAAGIGIMNIMLVSVTERTREIGIRKSVGALRSDILRQFLYEAVILSQIGGILGIILGVAGGNLVSVLLDIAPVFPWDWALIGLTVCTLIGLVFGIYPAMKAANLDPIEALRYE comes from the coding sequence ATGGAATTCCGTGAAGCCCTTCTGACTGCACTCGATTCGATACGGGCTAATAAACTCCGGTCTGTTCTGACCATTCTGGGAATAGTCATCGGGGTTTTTTCGGTCATATCGGTGATGACAGCAGTCCGGACCCTTGAGCAATCCATCAACTCCGGATTGAGTGTTCTGGGTACCAATTCCTTTGTAATCCAGAAATATCCTGCCATTCAAATGGGCCATGCCACCCGGTGGCAGTACCGGAACCGCCGCGATATCACCCTTCAGCAAGGTCAGCTGGTCAAACAAAGAAACCAATTGGCACAATATGTGTCTATCACCGAGGATCAGGGTGGTGAAATGGTCCGGTCCCGGTTCGAAACCACCAGACCGGTGATTACCATTACCGGAGGGGATGAAGCCACTTTACCCGCACTGGGTAAATATCTTGCTGATGGCAGGAATTTTTCTGAGGAAGAAATCCTTGCCGACCGCCCTGTGGCCCTGATCGGGGATGAACTGGCTGCCAAACTGTTCCCCCAGGTTGATCCGGTGGGACAGCCAGTCTGGTTGAGGGGGAAACAATTTATCATCATTGGCCGGCTGGAAAGACAGGGAAATTCCTTTGGAATGTCCCAGGATAACTTTCTGATGATTCCCATCGGTCTCTTTGCTCAGTTATTCAATGAAGATGATTTCAGTATTGCCATTACGGCCCCCTCAGCAGAAACCTTTGAAGATGTGGTTGAACACATAACCGGTATTCTCAGAACCATCCGCAAAGTTCCTCCCGGAGAGGATAACGATTTCGAAATATTCAGCAATGAAAGTCTGATTACCACGTTTCGTGAGTTTACGCTTGTATTTTCACTTGCTGCTGCCGGTATCAGTTTCATCGCCCTGCTGGCTGCGGGCATCGGTATTATGAACATCATGCTGGTTTCGGTCACCGAACGGACCCGAGAAATCGGGATCAGGAAATCGGTTGGTGCACTCCGTTCAGATATTCTTCGTCAGTTTCTATACGAAGCGGTCATTTTATCGCAGATCGGCGGAATTCTCGGGATTATACTTGGTGTTGCTGGGGGGAATCTGGTATCGGTTCTCCTCGATATTGCACCTGTCTTTCCCTGGGACTGGGCGCTGATCGGGTTGACAGTCTGTACCTTGATTGGTCTGGTTTTTGGCATTTATCCGGCCATGAAAGCCGCAAATCTTGATCCGATTGAAGCACTTCGCTATGAATAA
- a CDS encoding S8 family serine peptidase, translating into MTLRLLLVFLILPVYGQAQQRHWIFFESKPTVTSLSRLSVVFPDGQIEEKLATGWSPDWYDYPVDPRMILQIEQTGAVIHRQSRWLNAVSVTATADQLSRISQMKGVAGLEPVKQLVRPRETMVPVTGSDGLLKQSPGLDYGPGATQIRLTGLDRLHRLGITGRGIRVGVQDAGTKWRTHEALLGATVLAEYDFVEKDTDVTGDDSHGTAVFSLMAANLPGKMIGGTFGSEFLLTKTEYSPTETQIEEDNWVAGIEWLESMGVDIMNSSLGYTTFDDGSGYTYANGDFDGQTTKCTIAADIAARDKNLAVFVAAGNEGNLVPGTLIAPSDGFYVFSSGAVRFDSTLASFSSSGPTNDGRIKPDGLSMGSGNLIATNSKLVYASGNGTSYASPLSASAGALILSVYPELTPSDLNQYLRESADRFTNPDNRYGHGVIHPLNALYKAGPAVSNTFTATLQNGNLVLSGFLAWNRPFIHDSLRFHFHRPGVADQSFTPVLSDSALTVTIPNQWQPGDTVWFSLTGAAGSQPGQVVSFNWPTKPEFRRYLVIGQSETTAKNIRRGSFKPVIDTVYEKPDPDFTIGHAYPNPFNPSVSLKVTTTRSSGFQLQVFDITGRLVSTSDGVLQRGVNYLSWNPQSSGYQPASGIYFLVVHSQNQTKVRKAVFLK; encoded by the coding sequence ATGACGCTTCGTCTGCTTCTGGTATTTCTGATTTTGCCCGTTTACGGTCAGGCTCAGCAGCGGCACTGGATCTTTTTCGAATCCAAACCAACGGTCACCAGTCTGTCGCGGCTATCTGTTGTTTTTCCTGATGGCCAGATTGAAGAAAAACTGGCCACCGGTTGGAGTCCCGATTGGTATGATTACCCGGTTGATCCCCGGATGATTCTTCAGATTGAACAAACCGGTGCAGTGATTCACCGGCAATCCCGGTGGTTAAATGCAGTTTCCGTTACGGCAACCGCCGATCAGTTATCCCGGATCAGTCAGATGAAAGGTGTGGCAGGTCTGGAACCGGTTAAGCAACTGGTACGACCGAGGGAAACCATGGTTCCCGTTACCGGTTCAGATGGTTTACTTAAGCAGAGCCCCGGTCTTGATTACGGACCCGGAGCCACTCAGATCAGGCTCACTGGTCTGGATCGGCTTCATCGTCTCGGAATTACCGGAAGAGGAATCCGGGTGGGTGTTCAGGATGCCGGAACCAAATGGCGCACGCATGAAGCCCTGCTGGGAGCAACCGTTCTCGCCGAGTACGATTTCGTTGAGAAGGATACCGATGTAACAGGTGACGATTCTCACGGTACTGCCGTATTTTCCCTGATGGCAGCAAATCTGCCCGGGAAGATGATTGGCGGAACCTTTGGTTCTGAATTTCTTCTCACAAAAACCGAATATTCACCCACAGAGACCCAGATCGAAGAAGACAACTGGGTGGCGGGTATTGAATGGCTCGAATCGATGGGTGTGGATATCATGAACTCCTCACTGGGCTATACCACCTTCGATGACGGATCGGGATATACTTACGCCAATGGTGACTTTGACGGACAAACAACCAAGTGTACCATTGCCGCCGACATTGCCGCCCGCGATAAAAACCTGGCTGTCTTTGTTGCAGCTGGAAACGAGGGAAACCTGGTACCAGGCACTCTTATTGCCCCTTCCGATGGTTTCTATGTCTTTTCGTCCGGCGCTGTCCGCTTCGACAGCACCCTGGCCAGTTTTTCATCAAGTGGTCCGACCAATGACGGTCGCATCAAACCTGATGGTTTATCCATGGGCTCCGGCAATCTGATTGCCACCAATTCCAAACTGGTCTATGCCAGTGGGAATGGGACATCGTATGCATCACCCCTTTCGGCCTCAGCCGGTGCTCTGATACTGAGCGTCTACCCGGAATTGACCCCTTCAGATTTAAATCAGTACCTGCGTGAATCGGCCGACCGGTTTACGAATCCGGATAACCGGTATGGACATGGGGTGATTCATCCCCTGAATGCGCTTTATAAAGCCGGACCGGCCGTATCAAATACCTTCACAGCCACTCTCCAGAATGGAAATCTGGTTTTGTCGGGTTTTCTGGCCTGGAACCGACCTTTTATTCATGATAGTTTGCGGTTTCATTTTCACCGTCCGGGAGTGGCAGACCAGTCATTTACCCCGGTTTTGTCCGATTCGGCCCTGACAGTCACTATACCCAATCAATGGCAGCCGGGTGATACGGTTTGGTTCTCATTAACCGGAGCAGCGGGAAGTCAACCCGGTCAGGTGGTTTCCTTCAACTGGCCAACAAAACCTGAATTCAGACGTTACCTGGTCATCGGACAATCGGAAACCACTGCAAAAAACATCCGGAGAGGGTCCTTCAAACCGGTGATCGATACGGTGTATGAAAAACCCGATCCCGATTTCACCATCGGGCATGCCTACCCGAATCCATTTAATCCCTCGGTGAGTTTAAAGGTCACCACGACCCGGTCTTCCGGTTTTCAGCTTCAGGTTTTTGACATTACCGGCCGGCTGGTCAGTACCTCCGACGGAGTCTTGCAGCGAGGGGTGAATTATCTGAGCTGGAATCCTCAATCTTCCGGTTATCAACCTGCTTCCGGAATTTACTTTCTGGTGGTCCATTCACAGAATCAAACAAAGGTCCGAAAAGCCGTTTTTCTGAAATAA
- a CDS encoding peptidylprolyl isomerase — protein MVRSGFLSVLLTLLTCQVAVSQETRQPIDRVVAVINDEIILQSEVDMQAQYFAYSNRMYSVSNELWNDVLKNLVSSKILLAKAKLDSIRVPAAQIDAELDQRIDYLISRLGSETAVRDYYGKSILQIRNELRESVQKERMVNTIKQKEFGSLTITRPEVEDFYRQHLDSMPIIPASAELYQIFILPDQTDEAKQKAVAKITAIRDSIRSGVAFADLARRHGEDGTAARGGELGFFKRGELVPEFEEAAYKLEPGEMSDVVETEFGYHLIQMIERRGETINTRHILIRADRASLDHEAAVKKLADWREAILAGKETFQNLATIHSKDEFSRKGGFLGKIPLTELTPAQQAIVNSLEPGSISQPAQISTESGQVGYHIVWVKSKLPEHRMNLELDFDELSSIALEKKRNDAFEAWMEKAKSGIFIEVKYQPEAAELE, from the coding sequence ATGGTCCGTTCTGGTTTTTTAAGTGTGTTGTTAACTCTGCTGACCTGTCAGGTGGCGGTGTCTCAGGAAACCCGGCAACCCATCGACCGGGTGGTGGCCGTCATCAATGATGAAATCATTCTTCAGTCTGAAGTGGATATGCAGGCTCAGTATTTTGCCTATTCCAACCGGATGTATTCGGTCAGCAATGAACTGTGGAATGATGTGTTGAAAAATCTGGTCTCATCAAAAATTCTGCTGGCCAAAGCCAAACTGGACAGTATCAGGGTTCCTGCAGCGCAGATTGATGCCGAACTGGATCAGCGGATTGATTACCTGATCAGCCGGCTGGGTTCAGAAACGGCCGTCCGGGACTATTACGGAAAAAGTATTCTTCAGATCCGCAATGAACTGAGAGAAAGTGTCCAGAAGGAGCGAATGGTTAATACCATCAAACAGAAAGAGTTCGGATCGCTGACGATCACACGTCCTGAAGTGGAAGATTTTTACCGGCAGCACCTCGATTCCATGCCGATCATTCCTGCCTCGGCAGAACTCTATCAGATTTTTATCCTTCCTGATCAGACCGATGAGGCAAAACAAAAGGCGGTGGCCAAAATTACCGCCATCCGGGACAGCATCAGGTCCGGAGTGGCATTCGCCGATCTGGCTCGCCGGCACGGGGAAGACGGAACCGCCGCCAGAGGTGGAGAACTTGGCTTTTTTAAACGTGGGGAACTGGTTCCCGAATTTGAAGAAGCAGCGTACAAACTGGAGCCCGGCGAGATGAGCGATGTGGTGGAAACCGAATTTGGCTATCACCTGATTCAGATGATTGAACGCCGCGGTGAAACCATCAACACCCGGCATATTCTGATCCGAGCAGACCGCGCCTCTCTGGATCATGAAGCAGCTGTGAAAAAGCTCGCTGACTGGAGAGAAGCCATACTGGCCGGAAAGGAAACCTTTCAGAATCTGGCCACCATCCATTCAAAGGATGAATTCTCGCGAAAAGGTGGATTTCTCGGAAAAATTCCCCTGACTGAACTGACACCAGCCCAGCAGGCCATTGTGAACAGTCTGGAGCCCGGATCTATCTCACAACCCGCTCAGATTTCGACAGAATCGGGACAGGTGGGTTACCATATCGTCTGGGTAAAATCGAAATTGCCCGAACACCGGATGAATCTGGAACTGGATTTTGATGAACTCAGTTCAATTGCTCTGGAAAAGAAACGAAACGATGCATTTGAAGCCTGGATGGAAAAGGCGAAATCTGGCATTTTTATTGAAGTGAAATACCAACCGGAAGCTGCTGAACTGGAATGA
- a CDS encoding insulinase family protein has protein sequence MIEFGQFVLPNGLKVVTIENHRAPLVAVDLVYHVGSKNETWGRTGFAHLFEHLMFEGSKNAPGKMFDHVLQNAGGENNAYTTEDLTNYYDILPSHQLELAFWLESDRMRFLNISQESLDLQRDVVMEERRQRVDNQPYGTAMENMSSRLYKQHPYRWPVIGHMDHLTEATLDDVQSFYQRFYAPDNATLIVAGDIDPTRVADLIHHYFGEFAPAGNQKTTIPFDEPLSADIREVIYDQIQLPAVFIGLRTVEETHPDYLPLDLLSDILTHGKSSRLYEKLVYNRRMAQSVVSFQEQNEHPGAFLIYAIARPGGSLREIETAIDEEIAELVAKPVLETELQKVKNLSVSALISRMQGIANQADFISRYCGLYNRPELVNQLIGQILAVTPDDIRRVAGTWLQSRHRVVLDYLPKSNS, from the coding sequence ATGATCGAATTCGGGCAATTTGTCCTGCCGAATGGCTTAAAGGTGGTCACCATTGAAAACCACCGTGCCCCGCTGGTTGCCGTAGATCTGGTCTACCACGTGGGAAGCAAAAATGAAACGTGGGGAAGAACCGGCTTTGCTCACCTGTTTGAACATCTGATGTTCGAAGGCAGCAAAAACGCCCCTGGCAAAATGTTTGATCACGTTTTGCAGAACGCAGGTGGTGAAAACAATGCTTATACCACCGAAGATCTGACCAATTACTACGACATTTTACCCTCCCATCAGCTGGAGCTGGCTTTCTGGCTGGAATCGGACCGCATGCGGTTTCTGAACATCAGTCAGGAAAGTCTGGACCTGCAACGCGATGTGGTCATGGAAGAGAGACGGCAGCGCGTGGATAATCAGCCCTACGGAACTGCCATGGAAAACATGTCGTCCCGTCTGTATAAACAACATCCTTACCGCTGGCCTGTTATCGGGCACATGGATCACCTGACCGAAGCCACCCTCGATGATGTGCAGTCCTTTTATCAGCGGTTTTATGCCCCGGATAACGCAACGCTTATTGTGGCCGGTGATATTGACCCCACCCGTGTTGCTGATCTGATTCATCACTATTTCGGCGAATTCGCTCCAGCAGGAAACCAGAAAACAACGATTCCTTTTGATGAACCGCTGTCTGCCGATATCCGTGAAGTCATTTATGACCAGATTCAGCTTCCGGCGGTTTTTATCGGACTCCGGACCGTGGAGGAAACCCATCCTGATTATCTGCCGCTCGATCTGCTATCCGATATTCTCACCCACGGCAAAAGCAGCCGGCTGTATGAGAAACTGGTCTACAACAGACGGATGGCTCAGTCTGTGGTCTCGTTTCAGGAACAAAATGAACATCCGGGGGCCTTCCTGATTTATGCCATTGCCCGTCCTGGCGGCTCCCTCAGAGAAATTGAGACAGCAATTGACGAAGAAATTGCTGAACTTGTCGCAAAACCGGTTCTCGAAACGGAGTTGCAGAAGGTGAAAAACCTGTCAGTCTCTGCCCTCATCAGCCGGATGCAGGGAATTGCCAATCAGGCAGACTTTATTTCAAGATATTGCGGATTGTACAATCGTCCGGAGTTGGTAAATCAACTGATTGGTCAGATCCTGGCGGTTACCCCTGATGATATCCGGCGCGTGGCCGGTACCTGGCTTCAATCACGACACCGGGTTGTTCTGGACTACTTACCCAAATCAAATTCATGA